GCACGAAGAACATGTTACCCCGGAAGAATTTCGTCGTCGTGTAAAAAAGGTATTCTGCCAACCCGGAAAAACGATGGTTGATATTATTTTGAACAAAGACGAGGAAGGCTAACCAGGCGCTGGAGCCAATCGGCGGGGGAAAGCGCTCCGCCTCTGGGCTCAGCTTTCTGTTATCCTTCAGAAACAACTGAGCAATCTGGCGTTGCATTATGCAATGAAATGAGATACTATGTATACACCTTGCAACATAGAGTCGAGGAGGAATAGCCATGGCTACAGCAGTAAGAATATCTGAAGAACTTGTAGATGAAGCAAAGAAATTCGGGCGGATTGACCACCGATCTCTGGCCGGCCAAATAGAACATTGGGCGCGCTTGGGCAAGTGCGCCGAAGAGAATCCGGATTTACCATACTCCCTGATAAAGGAAATCTTGATCGGGCTGGATGATTTGAATCAGGACGAAAAGACGGAATACAAGTTTGGGTAAGACGTTATGAAAATCTACCAGTCGGCCTCCTTTGAGAAGACGGTGAAAAAGATGCTAAAGCCTGAAAAGGCGGCTTTAGATCGAGAGGTAAAGAAGATAGCGGAGAATCCGGCTATCGGGGAAGAAAAGAAAGGTGACCTGAAAGGCGTGTTTGTTCATAAGTTCAAACTTAAAACAACACAATACTTGCTTGCCTATCGAAAGACCGGTAGCGACTTAGAACTTGTTATGATTGGACCTCATGAGAATTACTACCGAGACTTGAAGCAGTATTTGAAGAATCGACAATGAGAACAAAAGCAGGATAACGAGCGGATGCGGCTAACTCGGCAGAATCGCCTCGTAGCTGATCCCCACGTTATCCTTGCAAAACAACCTTACGATACTGCCTCGATCTGTACAGACAAAAGATGTACAATTGAACCATGAGATACGAATGGGATCCGGAGAAAAATGAGCAGTTGAAGGCAGAGAGGAATATCTCATTCGAGAAGGTACTGTTTCACCTACCCCGCGGTGATGTGTGGAAGATCGCAGATCATCCCGACCAGGAAAACTATCCCGGGCAGAGGATCTACTTCGTGATTGTGGAAGAATACGTTTATCTCGTTCCCCACGTGGTTGAAGAAGATTACATTTTCCTCAAGACGATAATACCGAGCCGAAAGGCAACGAAGGCGTACATGAAAGAGCAGGAGGGTTGACGGCATGAAATACGATAAGGAAGAAAAAGCCATTATTGAGGCCTATGAGAGAGGCAAAATGAAGGTTTCCACGCCTTCAAAGAAGGAGCTTGCGGCTATAAAAGCGACGGCAAAGAAGACATTGGTTAAGAACAGAAGAATAACCATTCGCTTATATGATCACGACTACCAGGGCATCCAGAAGAAAGCAATGGAAATGGGTATCCCATATCAAACCCTCATATCCGGTATAATCCACAGATACATAGAGGGAGAACTAACGTCAAAACAGGATAACCATCGGCTGCAGCGGATCGG
Above is a window of Syntrophorhabdales bacterium DNA encoding:
- a CDS encoding type II toxin-antitoxin system RelE/ParE family toxin, whose translation is MKIYQSASFEKTVKKMLKPEKAALDREVKKIAENPAIGEEKKGDLKGVFVHKFKLKTTQYLLAYRKTGSDLELVMIGPHENYYRDLKQYLKNRQ
- a CDS encoding BrnT family toxin, translated to MRYEWDPEKNEQLKAERNISFEKVLFHLPRGDVWKIADHPDQENYPGQRIYFVIVEEYVYLVPHVVEEDYIFLKTIIPSRKATKAYMKEQEG